The following coding sequences lie in one Synechococcus sp. PCC 7336 genomic window:
- a CDS encoding type II toxin-antitoxin system VapC family toxin, translated as MNEAFLGTSFAIALSSLTDRNHLQAIELANQLEDKRTRLVTTQAILLEIGNAISKESYRIAAVQLLESLEADPNVEAVLLTGDLYTTAFNLFKQRNDKEWGLVDCISFIVMQNRGITDALTADKHFNQAGFRALLSN; from the coding sequence ATGAATGAAGCGTTTCTAGGCACTTCCTTTGCTATTGCTTTATCTTCCCTTACGGATCGAAATCATTTACAAGCCATTGAGCTTGCCAATCAGCTTGAGGATAAAAGAACCCGCTTAGTGACCACTCAGGCAATCTTGCTAGAAATTGGCAACGCAATTTCCAAAGAAAGCTATAGAATAGCCGCAGTCCAACTTTTGGAATCTCTAGAAGCCGATCCCAATGTTGAAGCTGTATTACTGACAGGTGATTTATACACAACGGCATTTAATCTGTTCAAACAACGAAACGACAAAGAATGGGGCTTAGTTGACTGTATATCATTCATAGTGATGCAGAATCGAGGAATTACTGATGCATTAACTGCTGACAAACATTTTAATCAGGCAGGGTTTCGCGCATTATTAAGCAATTAG
- the phnE gene encoding phosphonate ABC transporter, permease protein PhnE encodes MQDSFDIQLPSAKLDFSPAARAMLDRERKRITPIKVGFWLMGLVILAIAFQQSEVNPFKLIRNADNMRQYMAAYFPPDWVDWKLYLEDTWVTIAMGIWGTLLAAIAAAPLALLASNNISPVWVVQPVRRLLDAMRAINEIVFALIFVVAVGLGPFAGVLALSVHTAGTLGKLFSEAVEAIESGPVEGIRATGASKVQEIVFGVLPQVMPLWTSFTLYRFESNVRSASVLGIVGAGGIGVSLYQSFGAFQYGKVCAILIVLIAATSTIDFLSSLLRKQLV; translated from the coding sequence ATGCAAGACTCTTTCGACATTCAGCTCCCGTCCGCAAAACTCGATTTCAGCCCTGCCGCCCGCGCCATGCTCGATCGCGAGCGCAAGCGCATCACCCCCATCAAAGTGGGCTTTTGGCTCATGGGGCTGGTCATTCTCGCGATCGCATTTCAGCAGTCTGAGGTCAACCCCTTTAAGTTGATTCGCAATGCTGACAACATGCGGCAGTATATGGCGGCCTATTTCCCCCCCGATTGGGTTGACTGGAAGCTCTATCTCGAAGATACGTGGGTAACGATCGCGATGGGGATTTGGGGAACGTTGCTGGCGGCGATCGCTGCGGCTCCGCTGGCGTTGCTGGCTTCGAATAATATCTCGCCGGTTTGGGTGGTGCAGCCGGTTCGTCGCCTACTGGATGCCATGCGGGCGATTAACGAGATTGTGTTTGCGCTGATTTTTGTGGTGGCGGTGGGGTTGGGGCCGTTTGCCGGAGTATTGGCTCTCTCCGTGCATACGGCGGGCACCCTCGGCAAGCTGTTTTCGGAGGCGGTGGAGGCGATCGAGTCTGGGCCGGTGGAGGGGATTCGGGCGACGGGGGCGAGTAAGGTTCAGGAAATTGTGTTTGGGGTGTTGCCTCAGGTGATGCCGCTGTGGACCTCGTTTACGCTCTATCGCTTTGAGTCAAATGTGCGTTCTGCTTCGGTTTTGGGCATTGTGGGGGCTGGCGGGATTGGGGTATCGCTATACCAAAGTTTTGGGGCCTTTCAGTACGGTAAAGTTTGCGCTATTTTGATCGTTCTGATTGCGGCCACGAGTACGATTGATTTTCTGTCTTCGTTGCTGAGGAAACAACTGGTTTGA
- the phnC gene encoding phosphonate ABC transporter ATP-binding protein, with protein sequence MAIDLPAVTVSGLCKSFKGKPAVRDVTFAVQPGEMLALVGASGSGKSTLLRILNGLHAAESGTVEVFGTPLQSNGRVHTSVRQLRSQIGFIFQQFNLVRRLTVLENVLAGNLARVSLWRSALRLFSRAEKLQALAALERVGILEQAHKRASLLSGGQQQRVAIARCLVQGASMILADEPIASLDPESARKIMELLDGLNRDGITVIASLHQVQMVRRYYPRAIALQNGAVQFDGFTRNLSDDRLDAIYGTAAEELVARGHAYA encoded by the coding sequence GTGGCGATCGATCTCCCTGCAGTTACCGTCAGTGGGTTGTGCAAGAGCTTTAAAGGCAAGCCCGCCGTGCGAGATGTCACATTTGCAGTTCAGCCAGGAGAGATGCTGGCCTTGGTGGGAGCGTCAGGTTCTGGCAAGTCTACCCTGTTACGCATCCTGAATGGATTGCATGCAGCAGAAAGCGGCACGGTAGAGGTTTTTGGCACCCCACTGCAATCGAATGGCCGGGTTCATACCAGCGTGCGGCAGTTGCGCAGCCAGATCGGATTTATCTTTCAGCAATTCAACTTAGTGCGTCGCTTAACCGTTTTAGAGAATGTGTTGGCGGGCAATTTGGCGCGGGTGTCTCTTTGGCGATCGGCTCTGCGGCTGTTTTCACGAGCGGAGAAGTTACAAGCCCTAGCCGCATTGGAGCGGGTGGGGATTTTAGAGCAAGCCCACAAGCGAGCGTCTTTGTTGTCTGGCGGCCAACAGCAGCGGGTGGCGATCGCCCGCTGTTTGGTGCAAGGGGCCAGCATGATTCTGGCGGACGAGCCCATTGCCTCCCTCGATCCCGAGTCTGCCCGCAAGATTATGGAATTGCTGGACGGGCTCAATCGCGACGGCATTACTGTGATTGCCTCCCTCCACCAAGTGCAAATGGTGCGTCGCTACTATCCCCGTGCCATTGCCCTGCAAAACGGCGCTGTCCAGTTTGACGGTTTCACCCGCAACCTCAGCGACGACCGACTGGACGCCATCTACGGCACTGCCGCCGAAGAGTTGGTTGCCCGCGGCCATGCCTACGCCTGA
- a CDS encoding IS4 family transposase yields MQDWVSQEINPIHFADLRHAKRLGQIVTDLSEQPTASVPQASGNASVAQGTYRFWANPKVSTSSILDSHRDGVVRRALTGKTVLAIQDTTDFDFTTHPQTEGLGFINQSHQQGIKVHSCFAVSGEGEPLGLLSQFIWNRKQRRGKKEKRSVTPIEQKESYRWIATLAAVERELAGQEQVVHIGDREADIFELFAHPRADNRELLIRARHNRKLSHELGKFIPTLEQAPVLGAMSLQVQRNPKRAARIAQLQVRAMAVTLEVPSHHLKAASLEPVRLNAIFVEETVPPDDGAQPIRWFLLTSLPVESFEQVCQCIRWYSYRWLIERFHFTLKSGCGIEQLQLQSYERLLKALATYNVVAWRLMWLTYRARLTPQASCELVLQPAEWRLLRRKFVPKSRSQKPPTLQQAMLWIARLGGFLARKGDGNPGLKTLWRGLTKLHHLLEGAQLASQS; encoded by the coding sequence ATGCAAGATTGGGTCAGCCAAGAAATCAACCCGATCCACTTCGCCGATTTGCGACATGCAAAGCGGTTGGGGCAGATCGTCACAGACTTGAGTGAGCAGCCCACAGCGAGCGTGCCTCAGGCGAGTGGGAATGCCTCAGTGGCCCAAGGAACCTATCGATTTTGGGCCAACCCGAAGGTGAGCACGAGCAGCATTCTGGACAGTCATCGTGATGGAGTGGTCAGGCGGGCCCTCACGGGCAAGACGGTGCTGGCCATTCAAGACACAACGGATTTCGACTTCACCACTCACCCCCAGACCGAAGGGCTGGGCTTCATCAATCAAAGCCATCAACAGGGAATCAAAGTCCACAGTTGTTTTGCGGTGAGCGGCGAGGGAGAACCCTTAGGTCTGTTGAGTCAATTCATCTGGAATCGCAAACAGCGGCGCGGGAAGAAAGAAAAACGCTCAGTGACTCCCATCGAGCAAAAGGAAAGCTATCGCTGGATAGCAACTCTCGCAGCCGTAGAGCGAGAGCTCGCGGGCCAAGAGCAAGTGGTTCATATTGGCGATCGAGAAGCAGACATCTTCGAACTGTTTGCCCATCCCCGTGCGGACAACAGGGAGTTACTCATCCGCGCAAGGCACAATCGCAAACTTAGCCACGAGCTGGGCAAGTTCATCCCCACCCTCGAACAAGCCCCAGTCTTGGGAGCGATGAGCCTGCAAGTGCAGCGTAATCCCAAGCGAGCGGCCCGCATTGCCCAGTTGCAGGTGCGGGCGATGGCGGTGACGCTGGAGGTGCCATCGCATCACCTCAAAGCCGCGAGCTTAGAGCCCGTGCGCCTCAATGCCATCTTCGTGGAAGAAACCGTCCCCCCTGATGATGGCGCTCAGCCGATTCGCTGGTTTCTGCTGACCAGCTTGCCAGTTGAGAGCTTCGAGCAGGTCTGTCAGTGCATCCGCTGGTATAGCTACCGCTGGCTGATTGAGCGGTTTCACTTCACCCTCAAAAGTGGCTGTGGCATCGAACAGCTCCAACTGCAAAGCTATGAGCGCTTGCTCAAGGCTCTGGCAACCTACAACGTTGTAGCTTGGCGATTGATGTGGCTGACCTACCGCGCTCGACTCACCCCGCAAGCCTCCTGTGAGCTCGTTTTACAGCCTGCTGAATGGCGGCTGTTACGACGCAAGTTTGTGCCGAAAAGTCGCTCTCAAAAGCCACCCACTCTGCAACAGGCAATGCTGTGGATTGCTCGATTGGGAGGCTTCTTGGCTCGCAAGGGCGATGGCAACCCTGGATTGAAGACGCTTTGGCGAGGGCTGACCAAACTCCACCATTTGCTTGAAGGGGCTCAACTGGCTTCTCAAAGCTAG
- a CDS encoding LysR family transcriptional regulator: MNIEQLQIFQTVAQCQNFSAAATKLGISQSAVSRAIAALEDELGIVLLARGRFGARITAIGEQMLEHARQILRTRELMEREANVVRGLGGGRVRIASFRSAATHLIPPLLAKLTQKFPNIEVRLTESAPLEVEQGLREGVADIGLLPLPRTPEFETWEIARDEFVVLLPEGTRSESGQLTWNELSAYSFILYNNAECTSLVIEHWAKEGQKLDVAYEIKEDSTIVSMVSQGLGATVLPRLAALPIPPGVEVCQLPVPLERSIGAAVLANADHPPAVFAFIDLLKGTGVFRDCSA; the protein is encoded by the coding sequence GTGAACATAGAGCAACTGCAGATCTTTCAAACGGTGGCACAGTGCCAGAACTTTTCTGCAGCAGCCACAAAACTGGGCATTTCTCAGTCAGCAGTGAGTCGGGCGATCGCCGCTTTAGAAGACGAACTGGGGATTGTACTGCTGGCGCGCGGACGCTTTGGAGCCCGCATAACCGCGATTGGGGAGCAAATGTTAGAGCACGCGCGGCAAATTTTACGCACGCGGGAGTTGATGGAGCGAGAGGCCAATGTCGTGAGAGGTCTGGGGGGAGGGCGAGTGCGGATTGCTTCGTTTCGAAGCGCAGCAACCCATTTGATTCCGCCCTTGTTGGCCAAGCTGACCCAGAAATTTCCCAATATTGAGGTGAGACTGACAGAGAGTGCGCCACTAGAAGTCGAACAGGGGTTGCGCGAAGGGGTGGCCGATATTGGCTTGTTGCCGCTGCCGCGCACGCCAGAATTTGAAACCTGGGAGATTGCTCGGGATGAGTTTGTCGTGTTGTTGCCCGAGGGAACCAGAAGCGAGTCGGGGCAATTGACCTGGAACGAGCTATCGGCCTACTCATTCATTCTCTACAACAATGCAGAATGTACGTCGCTCGTGATAGAGCATTGGGCGAAAGAGGGGCAGAAACTCGACGTGGCTTACGAAATCAAGGAAGATTCCACCATCGTCAGTATGGTGTCGCAAGGACTGGGGGCAACTGTTCTGCCTCGTTTAGCCGCATTGCCGATTCCTCCGGGGGTGGAGGTGTGCCAATTGCCCGTGCCATTAGAGCGATCGATTGGAGCCGCCGTCCTAGCGAATGCAGACCATCCGCCAGCCGTTTTTGCTTTCATCGATTTGCTGAAAGGAACAGGTGTCTTTAGAGACTGTTCGGCTTGA
- a CDS encoding cupin domain-containing protein: protein MFELISYSKFRDTPQVRFFDVTIKGSNARDLVYHDGPATSPNNTPAGSWQFYLHPRQEDNLLALSGGRTFYLVNFSWEQPFHLVRLNANGDILRIPPGTFHRSVSDPDGSLVLNQAVRTAEATVESEFRVYNSAKIPRLMQATSEEALPPQLHQFEHVRLKVA from the coding sequence ATGTTCGAACTGATCTCCTATAGCAAGTTCCGCGACACGCCCCAGGTGCGATTTTTCGATGTCACCATCAAGGGTTCAAATGCCCGCGATCTGGTCTATCACGACGGCCCCGCCACCAGTCCCAATAACACTCCGGCAGGTTCCTGGCAGTTTTATCTCCATCCCCGGCAAGAGGATAATCTCTTGGCCTTATCGGGGGGACGAACCTTCTATTTGGTGAATTTTTCCTGGGAACAGCCCTTCCATCTCGTTCGCCTCAACGCCAATGGCGACATCCTGCGCATTCCCCCCGGCACCTTCCACCGCTCCGTCTCCGATCCAGACGGCTCTTTGGTGCTCAATCAGGCTGTGCGAACTGCCGAGGCAACGGTTGAAAGCGAATTCCGGGTCTATAACAGCGCCAAAATTCCTCGGTTAATGCAGGCAACTTCTGAAGAGGCGCTGCCCCCGCAACTGCACCAATTCGAGCATGTTCGTCTTAAGGTTGCGTAG
- a CDS encoding Mrp/NBP35 family ATP-binding protein, whose product MAEHSSPFRAASEPSDRADTPPPQNVTREREAIASLKGIVEPNLGKDIVSLGMVRNLRIVEDYVSVRLYIGAHQQYLEARVLAALNSLPWCKKGYVQLCSIPGVRTTLAISSGKGGVGKSTTAVNLAVALSLKGAKVGLLDADIYGPNVPQMLGLGRSDVTVTETPEGQRFQPLEAFGIEVMSVGLLAEPEHPLAWRGPVLHKIITQFIHDVEWGELDYLLIDLPPGTGDAQITIVQESPIAGAVLVTTPQQVALGDVRRSIHMFRNVGVPVLGVVENMSYLQLENGDRLSVFGSGGGEQLATELQAPLLGQVPLDPRICQQGDVGQPMPLLEPESEIAEVFAGIAAGLIATFGDGGVGGDRELSTCMRSTSQLF is encoded by the coding sequence ATGGCCGAGCATTCTTCTCCCTTCCGCGCAGCCAGCGAGCCCTCAGATCGCGCCGATACTCCGCCCCCACAGAACGTCACTCGCGAGCGAGAGGCGATCGCCAGCCTCAAGGGCATTGTGGAGCCCAATTTGGGCAAAGACATCGTCAGTTTGGGCATGGTGCGCAATCTTCGCATCGTCGAGGATTACGTTTCGGTGCGCTTGTATATCGGAGCCCATCAACAGTATTTAGAAGCTCGCGTGCTGGCAGCGTTGAATTCCTTGCCTTGGTGCAAAAAAGGGTACGTTCAGCTCTGTTCGATTCCTGGCGTGCGCACAACCCTGGCAATCTCCAGCGGCAAAGGGGGAGTGGGCAAATCGACCACGGCGGTCAATTTAGCTGTGGCGCTGAGCTTGAAGGGGGCAAAAGTTGGTTTGTTGGATGCGGATATCTATGGTCCGAACGTGCCTCAGATGTTGGGGTTGGGGCGATCGGATGTGACAGTAACAGAAACGCCTGAGGGACAGCGTTTCCAACCCTTAGAAGCGTTTGGCATTGAGGTAATGTCTGTGGGATTGTTGGCCGAGCCCGAGCACCCGCTCGCTTGGCGCGGTCCCGTCTTGCACAAAATTATCACTCAATTCATTCACGATGTTGAGTGGGGGGAGCTTGATTACCTGTTAATTGACTTGCCTCCCGGCACTGGCGATGCGCAAATCACCATCGTGCAAGAAAGTCCGATTGCTGGCGCTGTCTTGGTGACGACGCCGCAGCAGGTGGCCTTGGGGGATGTTCGCCGCAGCATTCACATGTTCCGCAATGTGGGGGTGCCGGTGTTGGGGGTGGTGGAAAACATGAGCTACCTGCAACTGGAGAATGGCGATCGCCTGTCAGTATTTGGCAGTGGTGGCGGGGAGCAATTAGCAACGGAATTACAGGCTCCACTTTTGGGACAAGTCCCTCTCGATCCGCGTATTTGCCAGCAGGGTGATGTGGGTCAGCCGATGCCCTTGCTGGAGCCCGAGTCTGAGATAGCAGAAGTGTTTGCAGGCATAGCTGCGGGGTTGATTGCGACTTTTGGCGACGGGGGAGTAGGGGGCGATCGCGAGTTGAGCACCTGTATGCGATCGACCAGTCAACTGTTTTAG
- a CDS encoding HEAT repeat domain-containing protein: MDSELEQWVEMLRSPDESDRLVAVKMLQHLGDEEALDPLIEALSDKNVGVQKLVVTTLWEMANHRAVRPLIACLGSPDESVRSEALGALKELVIPDDLLLLLDALHQDDFYMRLNITILLRKIHDIQALPYVLPLFASEREELREAAVTTLRYLNQVTTCPPALGLMQDPSPSVRRETALTLSYLADGTVVELLNRALVEDKDWQVRRNAAQSLAMLKPVESVPALNAAMQDEHWQVRKFAARALQQVSDDSSIPVLVNALADEYSDVRRDAAIALGNLGNPAVLNSLQQTLDDPDADVRIFSQRAIDQIEKAGAEV, encoded by the coding sequence ATGGATAGCGAACTGGAGCAATGGGTTGAAATGCTGCGATCGCCGGATGAAAGCGATCGCCTCGTAGCCGTCAAAATGCTGCAACATCTGGGGGATGAAGAAGCCCTCGATCCCTTAATTGAGGCGCTCTCTGACAAGAATGTGGGGGTCCAAAAGCTGGTCGTGACGACATTGTGGGAAATGGCCAACCATCGGGCCGTTCGTCCCTTGATTGCTTGCTTGGGTTCGCCGGATGAAAGCGTTCGCTCTGAAGCCTTGGGTGCATTAAAAGAACTGGTAATTCCAGACGATCTCCTACTGCTATTGGATGCCCTCCACCAAGACGACTTCTACATGCGGCTAAACATCACAATTCTGCTGCGGAAGATTCATGACATTCAAGCCTTGCCCTACGTGCTGCCGTTGTTTGCATCCGAGCGGGAGGAGTTGCGAGAAGCAGCAGTGACAACGCTGCGATATCTCAACCAAGTGACCACCTGTCCGCCTGCTCTGGGGTTGATGCAAGACCCATCGCCCTCTGTCCGTCGCGAAACCGCACTGACTTTGAGTTATTTAGCGGATGGAACAGTCGTCGAGTTATTGAATCGGGCTCTCGTAGAAGACAAAGATTGGCAGGTGAGGCGAAATGCCGCTCAATCCTTAGCGATGCTCAAACCCGTTGAATCGGTTCCCGCTCTGAACGCAGCTATGCAGGACGAACATTGGCAAGTGCGCAAGTTCGCGGCTCGGGCCTTGCAACAGGTCTCTGATGACAGCTCCATTCCTGTCTTGGTCAACGCTCTGGCGGACGAATATTCAGATGTGCGCCGCGATGCCGCGATCGCCCTGGGTAACTTGGGCAATCCTGCCGTGCTCAATTCCCTCCAACAGACATTGGACGATCCCGATGCCGACGTGCGCATCTTCTCCCAACGGGCGATCGACCAGATTGAAAAAGCAGGAGCCGAGGTTTAA
- a CDS encoding ferredoxin family protein: MALTTQRVDVPVIVDESKCLEKCTACIEVCPLDVLVKNPETGKAYMKYDECWFCLPCEKECPVDAITVQIPFLLR, from the coding sequence ATGGCTTTAACAACACAGCGTGTGGATGTTCCGGTGATTGTGGATGAATCCAAATGTTTGGAAAAATGTACGGCTTGTATCGAGGTCTGTCCGCTGGACGTGTTGGTGAAAAATCCCGAAACCGGTAAGGCTTATATGAAGTATGACGAATGCTGGTTTTGTTTGCCCTGCGAGAAGGAATGTCCGGTGGACGCGATTACGGTGCAGATTCCTTTTTTGCTGCGCTGA
- a CDS encoding fumarate reductase/succinate dehydrogenase flavoprotein subunit translates to MASTQTLTTDVLVVGGGTAGTMAAIKAKQANPAADVLILEKANIRRSGAIAMGMDGVNTAVIPGNSTPEQYVREITIANDGILNQEVVYQTGKLGYEVIQELDSWGVKFQKDAYGNYDLKQVHRVGKYVLPMPEGKDLKKILTREVKRHKARVTNRVMATRVMVREGRAIGVTGLDVRNGDFAIIQAKAVILSTGACGRLGLPQSGYLYGTYENPTNAGDGYAMAYHAGAELSNIECFQINPLIKDYNGPACAYVAGPFGAYTANAEGNRFVSCDYWSGQMMLEIWKELNSGRGPISLKLNHLDEDTISEIETILWANERPSRERFHEGRGENYRSHGVEMEISEIGLCSGHSASGVRVDAKAATTVPGLYAAGDMASVPHNYMIGAFVFGRIAGTNAIDYCRDLPHVEPDPDFIAAEMERVYRPLNQPDGIPHTQVEYKLRRFVNDYLQPPKNTHKMEIALDKFVNYHSTLDLMGARDPHELMRCMEVHAIRDCAEMAARASLFRKESRWGLYHYRVDYPEKNNEEWFCHTHLKKDESGRMAIAKAPIEPYVVDVDLERETYDVAIEA, encoded by the coding sequence ATGGCGAGCACTCAGACTCTGACAACAGACGTTCTTGTCGTTGGAGGCGGTACAGCCGGGACGATGGCCGCGATTAAGGCTAAGCAGGCCAATCCCGCAGCCGATGTTCTCATTCTGGAAAAAGCGAATATTCGCCGCAGTGGCGCGATCGCGATGGGCATGGATGGGGTCAACACGGCGGTCATCCCCGGCAATTCCACCCCCGAGCAGTATGTGCGCGAAATCACCATCGCCAACGACGGCATCCTCAACCAGGAGGTGGTCTATCAGACGGGCAAGCTCGGCTACGAGGTGATTCAGGAATTAGATAGCTGGGGGGTCAAGTTTCAGAAAGACGCTTACGGCAACTACGACCTCAAGCAAGTCCACCGGGTGGGGAAATATGTGTTGCCCATGCCGGAAGGCAAAGATTTGAAGAAAATCTTGACCCGCGAGGTCAAGCGCCACAAAGCTCGCGTCACCAATCGCGTCATGGCCACTCGCGTCATGGTGCGCGAAGGCCGAGCTATCGGCGTGACGGGGCTGGATGTGCGCAATGGCGATTTCGCGATCATTCAGGCAAAAGCCGTCATTCTTTCGACGGGAGCCTGCGGTCGTCTGGGGTTACCTCAATCGGGCTATCTCTACGGCACCTATGAAAATCCCACAAACGCGGGCGATGGCTATGCAATGGCCTACCATGCCGGGGCAGAGCTGAGCAATATCGAGTGCTTCCAAATCAATCCCCTGATTAAGGACTACAACGGACCCGCCTGTGCTTATGTTGCCGGTCCCTTTGGAGCCTATACCGCCAATGCGGAGGGCAACCGCTTCGTCAGCTGCGACTACTGGAGCGGCCAGATGATGCTGGAAATTTGGAAAGAGCTGAATTCCGGTCGCGGGCCGATTAGTCTCAAGTTGAACCACCTCGACGAAGATACCATCTCCGAAATCGAAACCATCCTGTGGGCGAACGAACGGCCCAGTCGAGAACGGTTCCACGAGGGCAGAGGGGAAAACTACCGCAGCCACGGCGTCGAGATGGAGATTTCGGAGATCGGTCTGTGCAGCGGGCACAGTGCCTCTGGGGTGCGCGTGGATGCCAAAGCGGCGACCACGGTTCCCGGCTTGTATGCCGCCGGAGATATGGCTTCTGTGCCCCACAACTATATGATTGGCGCGTTTGTCTTCGGTCGAATTGCTGGCACGAATGCGATCGACTATTGCCGCGATTTACCCCATGTGGAGCCGGACCCCGACTTTATTGCCGCCGAAATGGAGCGGGTCTATCGTCCCCTGAATCAACCGGACGGCATTCCCCACACTCAGGTGGAGTACAAATTGCGGCGGTTTGTGAATGACTATCTGCAACCGCCGAAAAACACCCACAAGATGGAGATTGCCTTAGACAAATTCGTCAATTACCACTCCACCCTGGACTTGATGGGGGCGCGCGATCCCCACGAATTGATGCGTTGTATGGAGGTTCATGCCATTCGCGATTGTGCCGAAATGGCGGCCCGTGCCTCTCTGTTTCGCAAGGAAAGCCGTTGGGGACTCTACCACTACCGAGTGGATTATCCAGAGAAAAACAACGAGGAATGGTTTTGCCATACCCATCTCAAAAAAGACGAGTCTGGCAGGATGGCGATCGCTAAAGCTCCGATTGAACCCTATGTGGTGGATGTGGATCTGGAGCGCGAGACCTACGATGTCGCGATCGAAGCATGA